The Streptomyces sp. RKND-216 genomic sequence AGTCGACGCCGTTGTACGGTTCGCTGAAGTTGGCGGCCGGCAGTCGCAGGGTCGCGCCTTCGGCCTCCGCCGGCAGCGCGTACGTGCCGTCCTCGCCGGTGGTCGCGGTGGCGACGACCTCGCCGTCCTTGACCGCCTCGACGGCGATCCCGGCGAGAGCCTTCTCCTTCGGGTCGATCGTGCCGGCCTCGCCGCCGCCTCCCGGGGTGAAGTCCAGCCAGACGGTGCCGGTGACCTCGTCGCCGGAGGGCTGGGCGGTGCCCGCGGTCGCGGCCTGGGCCACGTCCTGCGGGGGCACGCCGACCAGCGGCAGGTTCGTCGGGTCGGCCGAGCCGACGGTGTCGGCGGTGACGAAGCCGCCGCCCTTGATCTCCTCCAGTCCGGCGTTCGGACGCGGCCGGGCTCCCGGCCAGGCGGAGGATTCGGCGAAGGTGTCGTGGACGCCGACCCACACGGCGTTGGCGACGCCGCGGTCGGGCTCCTGCTCGTAGACGAGCCGGAAGATGATGCCGACGGCCAGCATGGAGATCGCCATCGGCATGAAGATGATCAGCTTGAACGCGGTGGCGAACCGGAGCCTGTCGGTCAGTACGGCGAACATCAGACCGAGCAGGGTGGCGATCGACGGCGCGACGATCACCCAGATCAGGGTGTTCTGGACCGAGGTCAGGTTGTCGGGATCGGTGAAGATCTCGACGTAGTTGGCCAGACCGACGAAGGAGTCGCCCGCAGCGTCGAAGAAGCTGCGCCAGATCGAGTAGCCGATCGGGTAGACGACGAGTGCGCCGAGTAGCAGGAAGGCCGGGAGCAGGAAGCTGACGGCCACCCAGGGGCGGGCGCGCATCGCTGACACGCGCCCGCCCGCACCCGTACGGGCAGAGCTGCCGCCTGGACTGCTGGACTGGTCAGGTTCATCAGTTCCACGGCTTCCGGGGTCCTTGACTGCAGGAGCCCCGGAGCCACCCGCGGATGCTTGGGACATGAGAGATGGTCTCCTGCTGTCAGTTGCCGAACGCCTTGGCGGCGGACTTCTCCAGGGCCTGCATGGCGCCTTCGACGTCCTCGGGGTTCTTCAGGAAGTCCTGCAGGGCCTTCCACTCGCCCTCGCCCTTGGTGCCGCCGAAGGCCGCGGGGGCCTGGTCGGACATGTCGAAGCGGAAGTCGTCGCCCGAGTCGATGAGCGCCTGGGCGATCTCACGCTGGACGTCGTCCGGGTACGCGGCGGTGTCCAGACCCTTGTTCGGGGACAGGAAGCCGCCCTGCTCGGCCATGATGCGTGCGGCGTCCTTGGAGGCGAGGAAGGTCATCATGGCGTGGGCGGCCTTGGTGTCCTTCAGCGCCACCGCGGCGTCGCCCGCCGTCACGACCGGGGAGTCGCCCTCGCCGACGGCCGGGAACGGGAAGACCTGCGCGTCGGAGCCGATCTTGGCGTCGGTGTCGTTGGCGATGGTGACGCCGACGAAGTCGCCCTCGTAGACCATGGCGGCCTGCGGGGCCTCCAGGTCGGAGAAGGTCTTGGTGACCGACTCCGGGAACGGCGTCTGCAGAGCGCCGCTCTTGCCGCCGGTGAGCAGCTGGTCCTCACCGAAGAGCTCGCCGAGTGTGGTCAGCGCCTTCTCCACCGAGGGGTCGGTCCACTTGATCTCGTGGGCCGCCAGCTTGTCGTACATCTCCGGGCCGGCCTGCGAGAGGTAGACGTTCTCGAACCAGTCGGTCAGGGTCCAGCCGTCGGCGCCGCCGACGGAGACCGGCTCGACACCGGAGTCCGCGACGAGCTGCGCCGTGTCCAGGAAGTCCTGCCAGCTCTTCGGCTCCTCCGCGCCGGCGTTCTCGAAGGCGGCGGTGTTGTACCAGACCAGCGACTTGTTCGCGGCCTTGAAGTAGGCGCCGTACTGCTTGCCGTCGGCCTGGCCGAGTTCCTTCCAGCCGTCGGAGTAGTTCTCGTCGAGCTGCTCCTGGGTGGCCTTGTCGACCGGCTTGAGCCAGCCCTTCTCCGCGAACTGCTTCAGGACGCCCACCTGCGGCAGCATCGCGACGTCCGGCGGCGCGCCGCCCTCGATCTTGGAACCGATGAACGTCGCGACGTTGTCGCCGGTCGGGACGAACTCGACCTCGGCGCCGGTGCGCTTCTCGAACTCCGCCAGCGCCGTCTCGAAGTTCTTCTGCTCCGGACCGGTCCACACGGCCGCGACCTGGACGGTCTCGCCCTTCAGGTCCGGCAGTTCGACGGTCGCCTTGACGTCCTCGCTGCCGCCCGTCTCGTCGGTCTTGTCCTCGCCACCGCCGCCGCAGGCGGCGGTGAGGGAGAGGGCGAGCGCGGCGGTGGCCGCCGCGGCGGCGCGCCTGGCGCGGCCTCCGCCTGCGTTACGGATTCTCATCCGGTTGTTCCTTCCTCGCGGTTCGAGCCTGTCGGCTCCCGGAACGTCCGCCCCGGGAGCCGGGTCAGGCGGTGATGTGGTCGCTGATCCACCACGCGGCGGTGGATCCGGGCAGGTCGCCGCCCGTGTACGGGCCACTTGCCAGCAGCGGTGCGCCCGGGACGGGCGCGGGTGCCGGCGCGGTGCCGAAGTTGACGGCGCAGATGAGCCCGTCGCCTCGGACGAAGGTCAGGACGCTGGACGGGGAGTCCAGCCAGCGCAGCTCGCCGGTGCCGAGCTGCGGCAGGGTCTGGCGTAGCTGGAGCGCCTCGCGGTAGAGGTGCCAGAAGGAGTGCGGGTCGGCGAGCGCCCGGTCGGTGGCGTGGTCCGCGAACCACTCGGGCTGCGGCAGCCACGGCGGCCGGGTCGGCTCCATCCCGGAGGAGGTGAAGCCGAACGGCGAGGCGTGCCCGGACCACGGCAGCGGCACGCGGCAGCCGTCCCGGACCCGGCTGCGGTTGCCGGTGCGCCGGAAGATCGGGTCGGTGAGCAGCTCGTCGGGCAGGTCGACCTCGGGCAGACCCAGCTCCTCGCCCTGGTAGACGTACGCGCTGCCGGGCAGCGCCAGCATCAGCAGTGCGGCGGCGCGGGCGCGGTCGGAACCGAGGCAGCGGCCGTCGCCGGAGGCTTCGGCGTAGCGGGTGACCGAGCGGATCTGGTCGTGGTTGTTGAGCACCCAGGTGGTGGTGGAGCCGGTGCCGGCGATGTCGCGCATTGCTTCGGCGATCGACGTGCGGAAGGCGTCGGCGTTCCACGGCGCGCTCAGCAGGTCGAAGAAGAACGCCTGGTGCAGCTCGTCGGGCCGGATGTAGCGGGCGTGCTCGCGGGCGTTGGCCACGGACACCTCGCCGACCAGCAGCCGGTCGTGGCCGTCCTCGGCGGTGTATTCCTCGCACACCGCCCGCCAGCGGCGCCACACGTCGTGCACCTCGGGCTGGTTCCAGGCCAGCGGGTTGACCGAGTCCCGGGAGCGCTCGTCGGCGTGCGGGTCGTCGGAGTCCGGCAGGTCCGGGTGCTTGAACAGGCCGGCGGCGACATCGATGCGGAAGCCGTCGATGCCGCGGTCGAGCCAGAACCGCAGGACGCGGTCGAACTCCTCGCCGACCTCGGGGTTGCGCCAGTTCAGGTCCGGCTGCTCGGGGGTGAACATGTGCAAGTACCACTGCCCGGGCGTGCCGTCCGGCTCGGTGACCCGGCTCCAGGCCGGTCCGCCGAACATGGCGTGCCAGTTGTTCGGCGGTTCCTCGCCGTCCTTGCCGCGGCCGTCGGCGAAGTGGAACCGCTCGCGGGCGGCGGAGCCGGGCTCGGCCGCCAGTGCCTCGCGGAACCAGACGTGGTCGCTGGAGCAGTGGTTGGGAACGATGTCCAGCAGCAGTCGCATGCCGAGCCGACGGGCGTCGGCGACCATGCGGTCGAACTCCTCCAGGTCGCCGTAGACCGGGTCGACGTCGCAGTAGTCGGCGACGTCGTAGCCGTGGTCGTGCTGCGGCGAGGGGTAGAACGGGCTGAGCCACACGCCGTCCACGCCGAGCTTCTTCAGATAAGGCAGGCCCGTTCTCACGCCGGCGAGATCGCCGATGCCGTCCCCGGTGCTGTCCAGGAAGCTCCTGACGTACACCTGGTAGATGACCGCATCACGCCACCACTGCTCCGTGGCGCGGCTGGTGCGGGGCGGGAGGCCGTTCACGGCCGGGGCTGCCAACATCTTTCGCTGACCTGTACCTGACTCTCGGAGTTGCGCAGAGGCGACCACAGACGGGGTCGTCGGTTACATGCATGTTAAGTAAGCCCAGCGAGTCAGTGTCAACGAACGTGCAGAAGTGCGAGGGGAATGCCCGGTTTTGCGTCGAGCATCGTGAGCGGTCCGCTACCTAACTGTTGAGTAGCAAGCCCGCGGGCCAAGAAGTCCGACGGCGAGGACGGCGCCGGGGTGCGGCAGCGGTCCGGGGCGTCAGTCCTCGCGGGCGATGGCCGTCAGTTCCCGGCGCAGCCGGTTCACGGCGTCGCCGGGGGACTGGCGCAGCGACAACACGTCGTGCGCCACCGCCTGCACGGCCAGGCTCACCTGGTCGTAGCGCGGGCTCTTGGGACGCGGCTCGGCGGTAAGGATGCTCTTCCTGAGCGTCGGAAGATAGGGGTGTTCCCCCACAAGTTCCGGATCGTTGTAGAGATCCGCGCGCACCGGCGGCAGCGCCCCCTCGGCCAGCACACGCCGCTGCACCGGCTCGCTCGTCAAGTAGGCGATCAGGTCCGCGGCGGACTCGCGGTGCCGGGAGTGGGCGCTGACCGCCAGGTTGGAGCCGCCGAGCACGCTCGTGCCCGGCCCGTCCGGCCCGGGGATGCGGACGGCGCCGACCTTCCCCGCCACCGCCGAGTCCTCGTCGCCGTTGGCGAGCTGGTACACGTACGGCCAGTTGCGCAGGAACAGCAGCTCGCCCTTCTGGAAGGCGATCCGCGACTCCTCCTCCTTGTAGTCCAGCGCCGCGCGGGGGATCCAGCCCTCCCGCACCCCGTCGGCCAGGAAGTCCAGGCCCTCACGGGTCGCACCGTCCACGGTGACCTTCGCGCCCTCGTCGCCGAGCAGCGAGCCTCCGGAGGACCGCACGGCCTCGGTGACGTTCGCGGTCAGTCCCTCGTACGGCAGGAACTGTCCGGCGTAGCCGTCCAGGTCGTACTTCGGGGCGATCTCCCGCGCCTGGCGGGCGAGTTCGTCCCAGGTGCGGGGCGGCTCGGCGCCCTCCTTCGCCAGGACGTCCTTGCGGTAGTACAGCAGCCCCGCGTTGGTGACGTAGGGGACGGCGTACAGCCGGTCGTCGAAGGTCGCGGTGTCCAGCACCGGCGGGAGGAAGCTGTCCAGCGGGAAACGGGACCGGTCCAGCGGTGAGATCCATCCGGCGGCGGCGAACTCCGACGTCCACGCCACGTCGATGTTGAGGATGTCGAAGCGCGGACTCCCCGAACGCAGCTCGGTGATCATCTGCGACCGCGTCTCGTCCGCCGAGTCCGGCAGCTCGACCAGCTTCACCCGCTGATCGGGGTGCTCCCGGTTCCAGTCCCGCAGCAGCGGACCCAGGTAGCGGGTGAGGTCGCCGGCCGTGGCCAGCGTCATCGGCCCCCGCTCGTCCGGCCGCTCGTCCTGCTGCGCGCAGGCCGTATAGCCGGTCACCAGCAGGGCGGTCACCAGAAGGCTCCTGCCTGCGGCCCGCATCCACCGCATTTTCGGTGCCTCCCTCAGATCGTCGGCCGGTTCCTTGCCCCGGTGATCCGGGCTCATATATACCCGTTAGGCATGGGCGATACTAGGGTGTGGCGACCGGGCCGGGGAGGGTCGGGGAGCGGGCCCCGGTGGCGGCCCTACGACAAGGGGTGGTGAGCGCACCACGCCGCAGGCCCGAACCGGAGGAGGAGAGCGCGCGTGCGTCTGCCGCTCATGGCCCTCCTCGCCCGTGGCCCGGCGCACGGCTACGAGCTCAAGGGAGAGCTTGAGAAGCTTCTGGGCAGCGCGTACCCTCAGCCCAACGTCGGGCAGATCTACGTCACCCTCGGGCGACTCGAGAAGTCGGGCCTGATCGAGGGCGAGGACGTCCCACAGACCAATCGCCCCAACAAGCGCACCTACCGGCTGACCCAGGCCGGGCGCGAGGCCGTTCTCGCGTGGTTCGAGGAGACGACGGACGAGCCGCGTATCCGGGACGAGTTCTTCATGAAACTCGCCCTGGCCACGCACTCCGGCCTGGCCGACCAGATCACCCTGATCAACAAACAGCGGCGTCAGTACCTCAACACCATGCGTGACCTGTCGAAGCTGGCGGTGGCGGGGGACCGGGACAACCGGATAGCCCAGCTGCTGATCGAGGGCGCGATGCTGCACCTGCAGGCCGACCTCGACTGGCTCGAGCGCTGCCAGGAGGAGCTGGAATGAGCGAGGACGCGGACTCCGCCCGAGCGGCGGAGGCGGCCGACGGCGCCCGCGAGAGCGAGCCGCTGGTGCGCGCCCGCGGCCTCACCAAGACCCATCGCGGCGAAGGCGCCCCCGTGTACGCCGTCCGCGGCGTCGACCTGGAGGTGCGGCGCGGCGAGTTCGTCGCCGTCACCGGCCCCTCCGGCGCCGGCAAGTCCACCCTGCTGCACCTGCTGGGAGGTCTCCAGCGCCCCGACGGCGGCAGCCTGTGGATCGACGGCCGCTGCATGGACGACCTCAGCGAGTCCCGTTGGGCCGTGACCCGGCGCAGCGGCATCGGCATCGTCTTCCAGTTCTTCAACCTGGTGACGAACCTCACCGTCGCCGACAACATCGAGCTGCCCGCCCTCCTGGCCGGCGCCTCCCCGCGGGACGCCCGCGCCGGGCGGCGCGAACTCCTCGACGAACTGGGTCTCACGGGCAAGGAACGCGCCATGCCGGCCGAACTGTCCGGTGGCGAACAGCAGCGCGTCGCCCTGGCCCGCGCACTGGTCAACCACCCCGGCATCCTGCTCGCCGACGAACCCGCCGGCAGCCTGGACAGCAAGGGCACCCGCGAGGTCATCCGCCTGCTGGGCCGCTTCCACCAGCGCGGCCAGACCATCGTCATGGTCACCCACGACGCGCGGATGGCCAGTGCCGCCGACCGTGTCATCAGCTTCTTCGACGGGCGCATCCTCGATGACGCCGACCTCGCCGCCGGCGGCGGCAACCGTTCCGGCAAGGCTCCCGGGGGCGTCACCGGCGTGCTGGAACTGGGCACATGACCGTGCGCGCGACTCTGCGCTGGGCGCACGCCGACCTGCGGGCCCACCGGGGACAGACCCTGTTCACCGTCCTCACCACCGCAGGCATCATCGCCTCCCTCGTGCTCGCCGCAGCGCTGTTCAGCTACGCCACCAACCCGTGGGAGCGCGTCTTCACCCAGACCCGCGGCGCCCACGTCTGGCTCCACACCACCGCCGACGCCCCCGCAGGCGAACTCGTCTTCCTCGACGGCGTCCGCGACGCGGCCGGGCCGTACCCCACCACCCGCACGTCCGCCGAGGCGCGCGGTGTCCGGGCCGGGGTGGAACTGCGTTCCGCGGAGGCGACCGAGCCCCGGGTCGCCCGCCCCCAGATCGCCGCCGGCGACTGGCTCGACCCCGGCGCCCCCGACGGCATCGTGCTGGAGCGCTCGCTCGCCGAGGCCTTGTGGGTCGAACCCGGAGACGCCCTCACCTTCCCCGGCGGGCAGGCGGCCGACGGCCCGCAGACGCTGGAAGTCGTCGGCGTTGCCGAGACCGCCGAACTCCACTACCGGCCCGGCGAACAGCCCGGCATCGCCTGGGCGCTGCCCGACGCCTTCGCCCGAACCGCCGCCGAGGGCCGCGGCGGCCAGGCGGTCGGGCTGCGCCTGAAACAGCCCGAAGACCTGGACTTCCTCGTCCAGCGCGTGGTCACGGTGCTCGGCGCCGACCAGGTCACTCAGGTCACCAAGTGGCAGGAGGCCCGCTCCGACGCGGAGGACGGCTACCGCCTGCTCGGCCTGGTCTTCGGCATCTTCGGGTTCGGTGCGCTGCTCGCCGGTGCCCTCGTCGCCTCTGGCGCGATCAGCACCCGCATCCGGGGACAGCTCCGCGACATCTCCGTGCTCAAGGCCATCGGCTTCACGCCCGGCCAGGTCGTCCGCGTCTTCCTCGCCCAGCACCTGGGCATGGCACTCCTCGCGGTCGCCGTCGGCACCGGCCTGACCCTCGCCCTAGGCCCCCACATACCCGGCCGCATCGGCGAGGCGATGTCGGTGTGGCACCAGCTCCCAGGACACCTGCTGCTGCTCGCCGGTATCCCGGCCGGAGCGGTGCTCGTCATCGTCGTCGCCACGACACTCGCCGCCTGGCGCGCCGGACGGGTGCCGCCGGTGCCCGCCTCCCGCGCCGCCCTGCCGTCCGCCGGCCCGGTCACCCCGCTCACCCGGCGCTTCCTCGGCCTGTCCTTCTCCTCCACCGTCCTCCTCGGCTGGCGCGGTGCCTTCCCGCGCCGCGCCCGCGCCGTCACCGCCGTCGCCCGGCTCACCGTCCCGCTCACGCTCATCACGATCGCGCTGAGCGTGTGGACCACCATCGACCGCTTCCAGGAGGCCCCCGGAAGCATCGGCCTGCCCGCGGCTCTGACCGCCCGCTCCGCGCAGGGCGGCGAACTCGGTCCGCAGGAGACCCGGCGACTGCTCGCCGAGCACCGCGAGGTCGACGCCGTCCACCCCGGGGCGGAGGTCGCCGCCCTCGTCCCCGGCCAGACCGGCACCATCACCCTGCGCGGCCTGGGCACGCAGGAGGACCCCTACCCGTTCACCCTCGCCGAGGGGGAATACCCGGACGGGCCCGACGAGGCCGTCGCCGGGCAGGGGCTGATGGACCTGCTGCAGGTCGAGATCGGCGACTGGGTGCGGATGACCGTCGAGGGCAGACCGCAGATCCTGCACCTCGTCGGCCGCAGCCTCGAACCCGAGGACGGCGGCAAGGTCGTCTCCACCTCACTGGACACCCTGCGGGAACGCGACGCCGACCTGCGGCCGGAGTTCTCCCTGCTGTTGCTCGAACCCGGCGCCGACCCGCGCGCCGTCAGCTCCCAACTCGCCGAGAACGCCCCCGGCGGCCTGGAGATATGGGAGGTCCCCAACCCCGCGGACGGGCTGGCCCCCGCCCTGTGGGGGATCGCCGGACTGGTCACCGTCCTGGCGCTGATCGGCCTGACCGAACTCCTCACGTCCATCGGCTCGTTCGTCCGCGACCGGAGCCGGGACCTGCTCGCCCTGCGGGCCATCGGGCTCACGCCGCGGCAGATCAGCGGCGTCATCGTGGCCTCGGCGGGCTTCATCTCGCTGGCCGCGGCGCTCATCGGCACCACGCTGGGCGTGCTGCTCAGCGGCTGGCTCATCGACCTCCAGGGAGCGATGAGCGGCATCGGCTCGGGCATCGCCGCGCTGCCGTCCTTCTGGACGCTCCTCGCCCTCGCGGCCACCGCGGTGTGCGGCGCCGTCGCCGCAGCCGCCCTCCCGGCGGCCCGCATCACCCGCCGCCGCCTCGCCGATTCGCTGAGCGCGACGCTCTGACCCCGTGGCTGACCCCGTGGCGGGCCCGCCGCCGTGGGGGCAGGCCCAAGCGGAGAGGAGGCCGGCGGAGGAGAGGTGGGGGATCTCGGGGGCGGTGCAGGTGGTCCGGGTCAGGGCCAGGAGCGGGGCGGAGTCGTCGGCGCCCGGGAGTCGGGAGCGATGCTCGACGAGGCGGCCGAGGTCTCGCGAGTCGAAGGGCTTGTTCTCCAGCCACTTGACGGCGCCGACGCATGTGACCTTCTTCGCCACGGGGGAGCGGCCGGCGCCGACGAGGTCGATCTCGGGATTGTCGGTGCGGGTCCCGACCTGATGCTTTCGCTGGAGAGATTTCTTTGACGAAAGCATGACGCCCCGAGGGTTCGCAGGGTGTCTCGCGCGTCAGGTGGGGGAGGCGTGGCGGGTCGGGGCGGCGGCCGGGCGGGCTGCGCGGGTCATCGCGCTGGCCAGGAGGGCGAGGTCGGTCGGCCCGTTGCCCAGTTCGCGGACCGTGCGGCGGGTCGGGGGGTCGCCCGCCCGCGCCCAGTCGAGCGGGACGACCGTCGGCCGGAGTGTGGCCGTGCGGGGGATGCGCCCGGAGACGCGCCCGCCCTGGAAGGGGAGGGAGGTGCCGTCCGGGAGGCGCAGGGAGCCGCGACCGGGAACCGGGTCGTCGCCGTCGCGGCCGGTGAGACGCACCTCGAACGCGGCGCCGCGCGCCGTCGCGGTGTCGGCGACGGCGTCGGGGCGGCCGGAGGCGGCGATCAGGTGCAC encodes the following:
- a CDS encoding ABC transporter substrate-binding protein, with the protein product MRWMRAAGRSLLVTALLVTGYTACAQQDERPDERGPMTLATAGDLTRYLGPLLRDWNREHPDQRVKLVELPDSADETRSQMITELRSGSPRFDILNIDVAWTSEFAAAGWISPLDRSRFPLDSFLPPVLDTATFDDRLYAVPYVTNAGLLYYRKDVLAKEGAEPPRTWDELARQAREIAPKYDLDGYAGQFLPYEGLTANVTEAVRSSGGSLLGDEGAKVTVDGATREGLDFLADGVREGWIPRAALDYKEEESRIAFQKGELLFLRNWPYVYQLANGDEDSAVAGKVGAVRIPGPDGPGTSVLGGSNLAVSAHSRHRESAADLIAYLTSEPVQRRVLAEGALPPVRADLYNDPELVGEHPYLPTLRKSILTAEPRPKSPRYDQVSLAVQAVAHDVLSLRQSPGDAVNRLRRELTAIARED
- a CDS encoding PadR family transcriptional regulator, with the protein product MRLPLMALLARGPAHGYELKGELEKLLGSAYPQPNVGQIYVTLGRLEKSGLIEGEDVPQTNRPNKRTYRLTQAGREAVLAWFEETTDEPRIRDEFFMKLALATHSGLADQITLINKQRRQYLNTMRDLSKLAVAGDRDNRIAQLLIEGAMLHLQADLDWLERCQEELE
- a CDS encoding glycoside hydrolase family 13 protein — translated: MLAAPAVNGLPPRTSRATEQWWRDAVIYQVYVRSFLDSTGDGIGDLAGVRTGLPYLKKLGVDGVWLSPFYPSPQHDHGYDVADYCDVDPVYGDLEEFDRMVADARRLGMRLLLDIVPNHCSSDHVWFREALAAEPGSAARERFHFADGRGKDGEEPPNNWHAMFGGPAWSRVTEPDGTPGQWYLHMFTPEQPDLNWRNPEVGEEFDRVLRFWLDRGIDGFRIDVAAGLFKHPDLPDSDDPHADERSRDSVNPLAWNQPEVHDVWRRWRAVCEEYTAEDGHDRLLVGEVSVANAREHARYIRPDELHQAFFFDLLSAPWNADAFRTSIAEAMRDIAGTGSTTTWVLNNHDQIRSVTRYAEASGDGRCLGSDRARAAALLMLALPGSAYVYQGEELGLPEVDLPDELLTDPIFRRTGNRSRVRDGCRVPLPWSGHASPFGFTSSGMEPTRPPWLPQPEWFADHATDRALADPHSFWHLYREALQLRQTLPQLGTGELRWLDSPSSVLTFVRGDGLICAVNFGTAPAPAPVPGAPLLASGPYTGGDLPGSTAAWWISDHITA
- a CDS encoding sugar ABC transporter permease, which codes for MRARPWVAVSFLLPAFLLLGALVVYPIGYSIWRSFFDAAGDSFVGLANYVEIFTDPDNLTSVQNTLIWVIVAPSIATLLGLMFAVLTDRLRFATAFKLIIFMPMAISMLAVGIIFRLVYEQEPDRGVANAVWVGVHDTFAESSAWPGARPRPNAGLEEIKGGGFVTADTVGSADPTNLPLVGVPPQDVAQAATAGTAQPSGDEVTGTVWLDFTPGGGGEAGTIDPKEKALAGIAVEAVKDGEVVATATTGEDGTYALPAEAEGATLRLPAANFSEPYNGVDWLGPALVTPAIIGSYLWMWAGFAMVLIAAGLASVPREILEAARVDGASEWQVFRKVTVPLLAPVLGVVLVTLMINVMKIFDLVYIIAPSAVQSDASVLALQLYLVSFGGGANQGLGSAFAVLLLLLVLPVMVINIRRLRRENRR
- a CDS encoding ABC transporter ATP-binding protein, whose protein sequence is MSEDADSARAAEAADGARESEPLVRARGLTKTHRGEGAPVYAVRGVDLEVRRGEFVAVTGPSGAGKSTLLHLLGGLQRPDGGSLWIDGRCMDDLSESRWAVTRRSGIGIVFQFFNLVTNLTVADNIELPALLAGASPRDARAGRRELLDELGLTGKERAMPAELSGGEQQRVALARALVNHPGILLADEPAGSLDSKGTREVIRLLGRFHQRGQTIVMVTHDARMASAADRVISFFDGRILDDADLAAGGGNRSGKAPGGVTGVLELGT
- a CDS encoding FtsX-like permease family protein, translated to MRATLRWAHADLRAHRGQTLFTVLTTAGIIASLVLAAALFSYATNPWERVFTQTRGAHVWLHTTADAPAGELVFLDGVRDAAGPYPTTRTSAEARGVRAGVELRSAEATEPRVARPQIAAGDWLDPGAPDGIVLERSLAEALWVEPGDALTFPGGQAADGPQTLEVVGVAETAELHYRPGEQPGIAWALPDAFARTAAEGRGGQAVGLRLKQPEDLDFLVQRVVTVLGADQVTQVTKWQEARSDAEDGYRLLGLVFGIFGFGALLAGALVASGAISTRIRGQLRDISVLKAIGFTPGQVVRVFLAQHLGMALLAVAVGTGLTLALGPHIPGRIGEAMSVWHQLPGHLLLLAGIPAGAVLVIVVATTLAAWRAGRVPPVPASRAALPSAGPVTPLTRRFLGLSFSSTVLLGWRGAFPRRARAVTAVARLTVPLTLITIALSVWTTIDRFQEAPGSIGLPAALTARSAQGGELGPQETRRLLAEHREVDAVHPGAEVAALVPGQTGTITLRGLGTQEDPYPFTLAEGEYPDGPDEAVAGQGLMDLLQVEIGDWVRMTVEGRPQILHLVGRSLEPEDGGKVVSTSLDTLRERDADLRPEFSLLLLEPGADPRAVSSQLAENAPGGLEIWEVPNPADGLAPALWGIAGLVTVLALIGLTELLTSIGSFVRDRSRDLLALRAIGLTPRQISGVIVASAGFISLAAALIGTTLGVLLSGWLIDLQGAMSGIGSGIAALPSFWTLLALAATAVCGAVAAAALPAARITRRRLADSLSATL
- a CDS encoding extracellular solute-binding protein, whose protein sequence is MRIRNAGGGRARRAAAAATAALALSLTAACGGGGEDKTDETGGSEDVKATVELPDLKGETVQVAAVWTGPEQKNFETALAEFEKRTGAEVEFVPTGDNVATFIGSKIEGGAPPDVAMLPQVGVLKQFAEKGWLKPVDKATQEQLDENYSDGWKELGQADGKQYGAYFKAANKSLVWYNTAAFENAGAEEPKSWQDFLDTAQLVADSGVEPVSVGGADGWTLTDWFENVYLSQAGPEMYDKLAAHEIKWTDPSVEKALTTLGELFGEDQLLTGGKSGALQTPFPESVTKTFSDLEAPQAAMVYEGDFVGVTIANDTDAKIGSDAQVFPFPAVGEGDSPVVTAGDAAVALKDTKAAHAMMTFLASKDAARIMAEQGGFLSPNKGLDTAAYPDDVQREIAQALIDSGDDFRFDMSDQAPAAFGGTKGEGEWKALQDFLKNPEDVEGAMQALEKSAAKAFGN